The following proteins are encoded in a genomic region of Triticum dicoccoides isolate Atlit2015 ecotype Zavitan chromosome 1B, WEW_v2.0, whole genome shotgun sequence:
- the LOC119306994 gene encoding uncharacterized protein LOC119306994, with protein MGNGLSPCLRAPAVHGKGAEARLVFWGGQTRLAAASGGRFTTAGDVTAEAPDHLVCSGDSFFIGLPIPALPPGEELQAGRTYFVLPAARFSSCQALTAASLASLSPAPTKVSLAGESSPFEYVTGADGMALIRVLPEFIEKVITSDGGGEKKCGAAAPEQLCSTPELRKHYMQLVGARQQRPWSPGLETISEARKGRRMPTCRRR; from the coding sequence ATGGGCAACGGCCTCTCCCCTTGCTTGCGCGCCCCGGCCGTGCACGGCAAGGGAGCGGAGGCGAGGCTGGTGTTCTGGGGCGGGCAGACGAGGCTCGCCGCAGCTTCTGGCGGGCGGTTCACCACGGCCGGCGACGTCACGGCGGAGGCCCCCGATCACCTCGTCTGCTCCGGCGACTCCTTCTTCATCGGCCTCCCGATCCCGGCGCTGCCGCCGGGCGAGGAGCTGCAGGCGGGGAGGACCTACTTCGTGCTCCCCGCGGCCCGGTTCTCCAGCTGCCAGGCGCTCACCGCGGCCTCGCTCGCGTCGCTGTCGCCGGCCCCGACCAAGGTGTCCCTCGCCGGCGAGTCGTCCCCGTTCGAGTACGTCACGGGCGCCGACGGCATGGCGCTCATCAGGGTCCTCCCGGAGTTCATCGAGAAGGTGATCACGTCCGACGGTGGCGGCGAGAAGAAGTGCGGCGCGGCGGCGCCGGAACAGCTGTGCAGCACGCCGGAGCTGAGGAAGCACTACATGCAGCTGGTGGGGGCGAGGCAGCAGCGGCCGTGGTCGCCGGGGCTCGAGACGATATCGGAGGCCAGGAAGGGGAGAAGGATGCCGACATGCCGTCGTCGGTGA